In one window of Astyanax mexicanus isolate ESR-SI-001 chromosome 18, AstMex3_surface, whole genome shotgun sequence DNA:
- the fxyd6 gene encoding FXYD domain-containing ion transport regulator 6 — METVLFFYSLLVYVAAASESTEQDGKERKLAPFEYDYESLRIGGLAFAVVLFALGVLLILSRRCRCSFNQKPQRAPGDEEAQAENLMVAKDKETPKAEN, encoded by the exons ATGGAAACAGTTCTCTTCTTCTATTCGCTGCTTGTGTATGTAGCTG CTGCATCAGAGTCCACTGAACAGG ATGGAAAGGAGCGTAAATTGGCCCCGTTTGAATATG ATTATGAGAGTTTGAGGATTGGAGGTTTGGCGTTTGCTGTGGTTCTCTTCGCTCTGGGCGTCCTCCTCATCCTCA GCCGAAGATGCCGCTGCAGTTTTAACCAGAAACCCCAGAG agctccAGGTGATGAAGAGGCTCAAGCAGAAAACCTTATGGTGGCCAAAG ataAGGAAACGCCAAAAGCTGAGAACTGA